A stretch of DNA from Equus asinus isolate D_3611 breed Donkey chromosome 20, EquAss-T2T_v2, whole genome shotgun sequence:
GCATCTTCCTTCTGgaaggcttcctcctctctcttcttgcatGTGGCACACACAGCATATGTCTTCAATGCTTCTATCGCAATATGAGTGAAACTCACATCTTAATTTCATATGCAAGTCTCCTCCCCCCCCTCCTTAACTTCCACATCCCCTCCTTTACCcagccctccccctctccctccacaaCCATATCACCATTAGCTGATGCCACTCTGAGCTCATAAGAATATTCAGTAAATACCTGTTGAATTGAAATGAATGAAACTGAATAGATTGggaggaggaggcctggggaAGGTGGCCAATCGCTCAGTTGCCCCACACAAGAGCACAAACCACCATTGTGACACAGGGCCCTAGAGTCTAAAAGTAAATGAGTAGGGCTCATGGTATCAACGAAGAGTGGAAATTCCACGCCAGCTCCACCAGACCACGGGTTTAGCTCAAACACAACTCCTGGCCAAGGCTGCATGGAGCTGCACTATGGTTTTCTATACCAAGTTGTAAGGTAAGCGAACTTGCCCCACTACTCAGACCACCACATTTACCCAGGCAAAAAAGTAGCTGGCACAAACCACAGTGGTGTGGACCAGGCCTAGACGTCGAAACAATCTCTGTGGTAGGAACTATGACTCACTTAACACCAATACTCTGCCAGCTCCTCTACCGGTGTGGGCCAATAAAGGCAACCTGATGTAgccaaaaataaagttataaaaattgaaatggaGTTCACAAACATAAGTCTAAGTACAGGACCCACTTAACCTCTCTCATCTTCTGCTATctccatctgttaaatgggaataatagcagTACCTACCTCAAAAActttttgtaaagattaaatttgGACATAGATGGTGAGGCGCTCACCCCAATGACCCGCACATGATAAGGGCTGGATAAATATTAGTTGCTGTGGCTTTTATTATTCATTCTGCTGTGAGGATGGAAAGAGATGGAATGCAGCGTGAAGCCCCATGTAAACGTGTTACATAATATAAAGTCACTGGTCCCTAGCGCTGGGTCTGGGAGACGGGTGACCCGAGGGGAAGCTCAAGTACCACCAGCCCTGGTGCGGGGCGCCGCGCTCGAAGCCGACTCTGCTAGAGGGCTCCTGCATTCCTCGCCGAAGTTTCCGCTAGGATGCCCTGGGGTCCCGCACGCCTctagggaagaggaggaggaaaggggaacaAGGCAGGAGGCGGAAGAGGGACGTACCTGCTTTCACTGCACTCCTTCCGCTCCCTCACCCTCAGCCACTTGCGGAGGAGGAAGCGTTTTCGGCGCGGGGAAGCGCTGGGTGTGGAGCAATTGGACCACGGGGTGTCCTCGTCGCTGGAGGGCGTGATCTCGATAGACGGCAGCTGCAGAAACTCCTTGCCAGGGGCCAGGACGCCGGGCAGGTCCTGGGCCAGCCCGGCCTCCAGGCTCTGCTCCTGCACGTTCCTCATGCGGCGCATCTTGAAGCGCCGGCGGCGGAGCGTGGGGGTCGACGAGCTGGACCAGACCGGGCTGCCCTCGGGCGCGCCCTGCGGCTCGGGCACCTGCAGGGCGGGCAGCTGGAGGTTCTCCATCATGTTGGCCGCCGGCATGGGTCCCCGTCGCCTCTGCGCTTCTTCGGCGCTCTCCGCCTGCCGTCCCCCTCCcgcctgctccccacccctcgGCCGCCGCGCGCTCGGCCCTCTCACGTTGGGAAACGCTCGCCGCTCGAGCTGCAGGAAGAGCGAGTCCCTCTCCCGGGGCGCTGCGAGCAGGGGGCGCGAGGGGGCGCGGTGGGGCGCGCGGCCGTCCGAGGCTAACTTTTGCGCGCGCCGGTCCCCCCGGCCGGCCACGGCGCTCGCCCCGTCAGCCGCCGGAGAGGCGCCCCGCGCGCTCCCGGAGCCGCCTGCCAGCCACCCGGCCGCCCTGCTGGGGCGCCCCTCGTGCGCCCGCTTGTCTCCTTCCGCGGCTCTCCCTCGCTCGCTTGCGTCTTTGCCTTAGCGGgactcggcagcccggggccccAGGGGGCAGCTCCACACACTCAGCGGTTTGCGTTCGGCAGGGCAGGTTGGGGAGCCGGCTTGGCGCtgcagggaggcagagagcaggaggaagaggcagaggtaggagggagaaggaaagagaaagagaggaagcgAGACactggataaaaacaaaaaaggaggaggagcagggggctAGGAGGAGGGTGAAGGGAGGTCATTTCTGTTAAGAAAAGGCATGCACAGGCAGCGACAGCTAGTGTAACTGTACGTGGAATCCCTTGGGGAGGGACTCTACCTCGGAGTAAGGGCTGCTCCAATCAGCCTAATGAAACAGGATCACAA
This window harbors:
- the GRAMD1B gene encoding protein Aster-B isoform X16, whose amino-acid sequence is MPAANMMENLQLPALQVPEPQGAPEGSPVWSSSSTPTLRRRRFKMRRMRNVQEQSLEAGLAQDLPGVLAPGKEFLQLPSIEITPSSDEDTPWSNCSTPSASPRRKRFLLRKWLRVRERKECSESSSQQSSQQSSHDDDSNRFLSPRAREESCPWIHIKTSWYTSARGCP
- the GRAMD1B gene encoding protein Aster-B isoform X17, yielding MPAANMMENLQLPALQVPEPQGAPEGSPVWSSSSTPTLRRRRFKMRRMRNVQEQSLEAGLAQDLPGVLAPGKEFLQLPSIEITPSSDEDTPWSNCSTPSASPRRKRFLLRKWLRVRERKECSESSSQQSSQQSSHDDDSNRFLSPRAREESFSSSH